The following coding sequences lie in one Methanopyrus sp. SNP6 genomic window:
- a CDS encoding 30S ribosomal protein S15: MARMHSRDKGKSGSTRPPRVAPPSWVEYSPEEVESLVVDLAKQGYEPAMIGIKLRDEYGIPDVKLITGKKITEILEEHGLAPELPEDLLNLIRRAKRVREHLKRHPKDLHSKRGLQLIESKIHRLVKYYKRKGILPEDWKYDPEALHVE; the protein is encoded by the coding sequence TTGGCACGTATGCATTCACGTGACAAAGGCAAGTCAGGATCAACCAGACCCCCTAGAGTAGCTCCTCCGTCGTGGGTAGAGTACTCGCCCGAGGAAGTGGAGAGCTTGGTGGTCGATCTGGCCAAGCAGGGTTACGAACCCGCCATGATAGGTATCAAGCTACGCGATGAGTACGGCATACCTGACGTCAAATTGATTACTGGTAAGAAAATCACTGAGATCCTCGAAGAACACGGACTGGCTCCGGAACTCCCGGAGGACCTGCTGAACTTGATTCGCAGAGCCAAGCGAGTGCGCGAGCACTTGAAGAGGCATCCGAAGGATTTACATTCGAAGCGGGGACTCCAGCTCATCGAATCCAAGATCCACAGGTTAGTTAAGTACTACAAGAGGAAGGGAATCTTACCCGAGGATTGGAAGTACGATCCGGAGGCCCTACACGTGGAGTGA
- the ndk gene encoding nucleoside-diphosphate kinase has protein sequence MAEVQREFVMIKPDGVVRGLVGEVIRRLERKGLKIVALEMRQLDRETAEKLYEEHRDKPFFDDLVEYVTSGPVVVMIVEGREAVKVVRNIIGATDPAEAAPGTVRGDFALDIGRNVVHASDSPESAEREIEIVFGQDLRTIDYERCDEEWLYEL, from the coding sequence TTGGCGGAAGTTCAGAGGGAGTTCGTTATGATCAAGCCGGACGGCGTGGTTAGAGGTCTGGTCGGAGAGGTGATTCGACGCCTCGAGCGCAAGGGTCTCAAAATAGTCGCGCTGGAGATGCGTCAGCTCGACCGCGAGACGGCGGAGAAGCTCTACGAAGAACATCGAGACAAGCCGTTCTTCGATGATCTCGTCGAGTACGTGACATCCGGCCCAGTTGTGGTGATGATAGTCGAGGGCCGAGAGGCCGTGAAGGTAGTTAGGAATATTATCGGCGCGACGGATCCCGCCGAAGCTGCGCCGGGTACGGTCCGCGGAGATTTCGCGCTGGATATCGGCAGGAACGTGGTACACGCCTCCGACTCTCCAGAGTCCGCCGAGCGGGAGATCGAGATAGTGTTCGGCCAGGATCTACGCACGATAGATTACGAACGATGCGATGAGGAGTGGCTGTATGAATTATAG
- a CDS encoding DHH family phosphoesterase, with protein sequence MSEDGFESTLEEAVEFLEDLEGTAVRLYVHNDADGLTAGALMAFTLRCLEVPTRLRVLNTETELLKEDLDGPTVVVDMGSGILNKLRNDHPVLVVDHHEISSKPSDNVLLVNPREHGVDGGTEASASTVAYLLCRRVVKVEETCLPKAALVGAYGDNQAGKRGVRGLNRVPEEDGEKHEIIEIRDPAYWVFGRASMTVGEIVERVSGASVREALEARFGDLDVVPVDLSREDEAEIVREHRELLNGEKRKELESKTGRIHVFYEERPLKALRDPLETATLLNACGRYGEGWAGVLIAMGSWDPLQLAKKLRSKHKAIIREALSKLSRGEGITDRESMVVIDGRELGIPHTVVGIVAQFVCEERERVTVGVAEMEEGLVKVSIRCPENSDVDAAEVIKDAANRVDGKGGGHERAAGAEVPEDRLEEFLLELEKFL encoded by the coding sequence TTGAGCGAAGACGGGTTCGAAAGTACTCTGGAAGAAGCTGTTGAATTCCTAGAGGATCTGGAAGGAACTGCCGTCCGCCTATACGTCCACAACGACGCGGACGGGCTCACGGCAGGAGCGCTGATGGCCTTCACGCTCCGGTGCCTCGAGGTGCCCACACGGCTTCGGGTACTGAACACGGAAACGGAGCTGTTAAAGGAGGATCTCGACGGCCCCACCGTAGTCGTGGATATGGGAAGCGGGATCCTGAACAAATTGCGGAACGACCATCCTGTGCTCGTCGTCGACCACCATGAGATTTCCTCGAAACCTTCGGACAACGTACTTCTGGTGAATCCTCGAGAGCACGGCGTCGACGGTGGTACGGAAGCCTCGGCTTCCACAGTAGCGTACTTGCTGTGCCGACGCGTGGTTAAAGTCGAAGAGACGTGTCTGCCGAAGGCCGCGCTGGTCGGTGCCTACGGTGACAACCAAGCTGGCAAGAGAGGAGTCCGAGGTTTGAACAGGGTACCGGAAGAGGACGGAGAGAAGCATGAAATCATCGAAATCCGAGACCCAGCCTACTGGGTTTTCGGACGCGCGTCGATGACCGTAGGGGAGATCGTGGAGCGAGTTTCCGGCGCCTCGGTACGGGAGGCGTTAGAGGCCAGGTTCGGCGATCTAGATGTGGTCCCTGTGGATTTGAGTCGAGAGGATGAAGCCGAAATAGTTCGAGAGCATCGAGAACTTCTGAACGGTGAGAAAAGGAAGGAGCTCGAGTCCAAAACGGGTCGCATCCACGTGTTCTACGAGGAGCGTCCTCTCAAGGCCCTTCGGGATCCCTTAGAGACGGCCACGCTTCTCAATGCTTGCGGCAGGTACGGGGAAGGATGGGCGGGTGTCCTAATCGCCATGGGATCCTGGGATCCTCTGCAACTGGCCAAGAAGCTCAGGAGCAAACACAAGGCCATCATTCGGGAAGCCTTAAGTAAGCTTAGTCGCGGGGAAGGCATCACGGACCGAGAGAGCATGGTAGTGATCGATGGTCGCGAGCTCGGAATCCCGCACACCGTAGTGGGGATCGTGGCCCAGTTCGTGTGTGAGGAGCGGGAGCGTGTGACCGTAGGTGTGGCTGAAATGGAAGAGGGTCTCGTGAAGGTGTCGATACGCTGTCCGGAGAACTCGGACGTGGATGCCGCCGAAGTGATCAAAGACGCGGCTAATCGCGTGGATGGAAAGGGAGGAGGACACGAGAGGGCTGCGGGTGCTGAAGTCCCTGAAGATCGGCTGGAGGAATTCCTTCTAGAGCTCGAGAAGTTCCTATAA
- a CDS encoding ATP-grasp domain-containing protein, with product MPRRHSRFSKSCKLVFVGVVNRQFSELAIELELEVGAVQFYDPDDQPGDVMSYVREGPGRLLPRFRPPNYRWLIRALEELQPDVMVPTSEFAVEAAFRTSKKLGAEYAGNEPEVVNIAADKLELFSRLSDVLPMPETSEDPSELDVETLVEKPVRGAGGLGVRKVKPDEADPRPGTIFQEFVPGRHVSVTFVSDGSDVKVLSVNDQLINLRSEYSYKGNLVPSPYYLVPSVREEARKVCEVLVDELGLVGLNGIDAVLNKDGLHVIEVNPRPTAVTECLARVSWDNPIRLHLRAFDGSLPERWKIRGWSCKRVIYAPDTVRVPYLSWARDRPRPGTVIPRGEPVCSVISSSSTPSGARSMAKRLERMVVNRLERVSSTPPTEGWY from the coding sequence TTGCCGAGAAGGCACTCGAGATTCTCAAAAAGCTGTAAGCTGGTGTTCGTGGGGGTGGTAAACCGCCAGTTCTCGGAGCTAGCGATCGAGTTGGAGCTCGAAGTAGGTGCCGTTCAGTTCTATGACCCAGATGACCAGCCGGGCGACGTCATGTCGTACGTACGGGAAGGGCCAGGTAGATTACTGCCCAGGTTCAGACCTCCGAACTATCGGTGGCTGATTAGGGCGCTCGAAGAACTTCAGCCAGATGTGATGGTACCCACCTCGGAGTTCGCCGTCGAAGCGGCGTTTAGGACATCCAAAAAGCTCGGCGCGGAATACGCGGGCAACGAGCCCGAGGTAGTGAACATCGCGGCGGACAAGTTGGAGCTGTTCAGTAGACTCTCCGACGTCCTTCCCATGCCAGAAACCTCGGAAGATCCATCGGAGCTCGACGTCGAGACCTTAGTCGAGAAACCCGTACGGGGAGCCGGTGGCCTAGGAGTTCGAAAGGTGAAACCCGACGAAGCCGATCCGCGCCCGGGCACGATCTTCCAGGAGTTCGTACCTGGTCGTCACGTCAGCGTGACATTCGTCTCCGACGGGTCGGATGTCAAGGTGCTATCGGTCAACGACCAGCTGATCAACCTGCGATCCGAGTATTCTTACAAGGGGAACCTCGTACCGTCTCCGTACTACCTGGTGCCGAGCGTAAGGGAGGAGGCACGGAAGGTCTGTGAGGTGTTAGTGGACGAGTTGGGCTTGGTCGGTTTGAACGGTATCGATGCCGTACTCAACAAGGATGGACTCCACGTCATAGAGGTTAACCCTCGACCGACCGCGGTTACGGAGTGTCTGGCACGGGTATCATGGGACAACCCCATTCGCCTTCACCTGCGAGCCTTCGATGGTAGCTTGCCAGAACGATGGAAGATACGAGGCTGGTCGTGCAAGAGGGTCATATACGCCCCGGACACGGTGCGCGTGCCTTATCTCTCATGGGCCCGAGACAGACCACGTCCCGGTACGGTTATCCCTCGGGGTGAACCGGTGTGTTCAGTCATCTCCTCCTCGAGTACGCCTTCCGGGGCCAGATCGATGGCGAAGCGTTTGGAACGGATGGTGGTGAACCGCTTAGAGCGTGTGTCGTCGACGCCACCCACGGAGGGTTGGTACTGA